CGAAGGCCTCGTCCGGCAGCCCGGCCAGCATGCCCAGCAACGGCGTGCCCTGCCGGGCCGCGCATTCCACCGCGACCAGGTTCAGCGCAGCACCCCGTGGCCGGTCCCAGGTCTCCGCCGTGCCGGTGACGGCGCGTTCGGCCGGTCCGCCGAGCTCCTCCAGCACGGTGAGCGAGCTCGGTCCGTAGCCACGCTCGGTGAGCAGCCCGGCCACCTCGGCCGGGGTGTCAGCGTCCGCGCTGAGCACCAGTACCCGCCCGCCAGGGGCCAGCACCCTGGCCAGCCGGTGCACCGCGCGGCCCACCACGCTGACCACCTCGGTTTCCTCCGCCGACCAGCCGAGCCTGGCCCTGGCCAGCGCCACCGAGGACACCCCGGGCAGGATGCGCAGCCGGTCCGCGCCGAGCCTGCGGGCCAGGGTGCTGCCGATCCCGGACAGCATCGGATCCCCGCTGGCGAGTACGCAGATCCGGCGGCCATGATGCGCGGCAAGGGTGGGCTCCAGGTTCGGCAGCAGCGGGCTGGGCCAGCGCACCTTCTCGGCCCCGGTGTCCGGGACCAGGTCGAGCTGCCGGGAACCGCCGAGCAGCACCTCAGCCGCCTCGACCGCGGCCCTGGACGTCTCGGGTAGCCCTTGCCAGCCATCGGCCCCGATCCCGACCACTGTGACTTTCTCGACTTCCTCGGCCGGGTGCCGGTTTCTCCGCGGCTCTGCGCGCGACGCGATCGCGTCGCCGGGGCTTGACTTGCTCACGCACCGTGCCTTTCCGCTGGTCGGAGCCCCGCCGCCACGATCGCGGGCCTTCGGCCGGGGCGCGCTCGATGGGGCACCGTACTGCCGCGGTGGCGTCCGTGAGGGGCTGTGCTGACCGAACCGTATGCGATGATTCCGCCGACGGTCGCCGAGGAACCCGGTGCGACTCCGGGGCGGTCCCGCCACTGTGACCGGTCCCACCGTGGGCCGGGAGCCAGAGCTTCGGGCGGCCGTTTCGTGCTGGGCACACCCGGTGCGGACCGGTCCGAGGTGGGCGTGGACACCCACCCGTGGCAAAGGAGTTGATACGTGCGGTCCTACCCGTTCACCGCTGTCGTCGGGATGCAGGATCTGCGCCTCGCGCTCGTGTTGTCGGCTATCTCACCCGCGATCGGCGGGGTGCTGGTGCGCGGGGAGAAGGGCACCGCGAAGTCGACCATGGTGCGCGCGCTTGCCGGGCTGCTG
The sequence above is drawn from the Amycolatopsis aidingensis genome and encodes:
- the cbiE gene encoding precorrin-6y C5,15-methyltransferase (decarboxylating) subunit CbiE, whose translation is MVGIGADGWQGLPETSRAAVEAAEVLLGGSRQLDLVPDTGAEKVRWPSPLLPNLEPTLAAHHGRRICVLASGDPMLSGIGSTLARRLGADRLRILPGVSSVALARARLGWSAEETEVVSVVGRAVHRLARVLAPGGRVLVLSADADTPAEVAGLLTERGYGPSSLTVLEELGGPAERAVTGTAETWDRPRGAALNLVAVECAARQGTPLLGMLAGLPDEAFEHDGQLTKRDLRASSLARLAPRPGELLWDVGAGAGSIAIEWCRAHPANRAIAVERDPARAERIGRNSRALGVPDIEVVTGAAPEALTGLAPPDAVFLGGGVSTPGLLETCWAALRPGGRLVANGVTLQAEQALAAGYTERGGELVRISIEQAAPLGGLSGWTPARAVTQWSVRKP